One Pogoniulus pusillus isolate bPogPus1 chromosome 10, bPogPus1.pri, whole genome shotgun sequence genomic window carries:
- the STBD1 gene encoding starch-binding domain-containing protein 1 → MARDRGPPVLRQPPPVASAPRSPAAALPAEARGWGWLGAGLWPALLVGLLAALLAWLWYGSGDGRGEEGGGEAAAGRGGGQGPQCEAEAAGALLKGGGQLPEAEPAVLTSTGKPGEDVVAVTREELNHIQSGKPLEMEQPLPVHGATDSGEHPAAPQDSQAGDLSPQMGQASDGWCVMSLAGASDDACKDRSEEQPAESKELDHEEWEVVSEHLAWGEAGKNDSLEDSDSKEWEQGDCPDGDLKAKRVAAVPPMFQHIHVTFRVHYFTHSDAQLLGVTGDHECLGQWHSYVPLKYEKDGFWSESISLPVDTRMEWKFILVEDGKVRRWEECGNRTLVTEHEDQTVHQWWGYH, encoded by the exons ATGGCCCGCGATCGCGGCCCGCCCGTGCTGCGGCAGCCGCCCCCGGTCGCCTCCGCTCCGCGCTCCCCTGCGGCCGCCCTGCCCGCCGAGGCCCgcggctggggctggctgggagcgGGGCTGTGGCCGGCGCTGCTggtggggctgctggcagcgctGCTCGCCTGGCTCTGGTACGGCAGCGGCGACGGCCGCGGCGAGGAGGGCGGCGGtgaggcggcggcggggcggggcggcggcCAGGGACCCCAGTGCGAGGCGGAGGCGGCAG GGGCTCTTCTGAAGGGCGGTGGGCAGCTGCCAGAGGCCGAGCCTGCTGTCCTGACCAGCACTGGGAAGCCAGGAGAGGATGTGGTGGCTGTGACCAGGGAAGAGCTTAACCATATTCAAAGCGGCaaacctctggagatggagcagCCGCTCCCCGTGCACGGTGCCACCGATTCCGGGGAGCATCCAGCTGCTCCACAGGACAGCCAGGCAGGTGACCTGAGCCCCCAGATGGGACAAGCAAGTGACGGATGGTGTGTGATGAGTTTGGCAGGAGCCTCTGATGATGCTTGTAAGGACAGAAGCGAGGAGCAGCCAGCTGAGAGTAAGGAGTTGGACCATGAAGAGTGGGAAGTTGTTTCTGAGCACCTGGCCTGGGGGGAGGCTGGCAAGAATGACAGCCTGGAAGACTCGGACAGCAAGGAATGGGAACAGGGAGACTGCCCTGATGGGGACCTGAAAGCCAAGAGGGTTGCAGCTGTGCCCcccatgttccagcacatccatgtgACTTTCCGTGTGCACTACTTCACGCACTCGGATGCCCAGCTGCTTGGTGTCACTGGGGACCACGAGTGTCTTGGCCAGTGGCACAGCTACGTCCCCCTCAAGTATGAGAAAGATGGCTTCTGGTCTGAGTCTATTAGTCTGCCAGTAGACACCAGAATGGAGTGGAAATTTATCCTGGTGGAAGATGGGAAGGTGAGACGGTGGGAAGAGTGCGGCAATAGGACCTTAGTGACTGAACATGAAGATCAAACGGTTCATCAGTGGTGGGGGTACCATTAA